TTTCTGGGACGGTCAAAATATATGGTTCGACGTCAAGATAAATATGGAAGGGGATCTGGTGGAACAGCAATCTATGGAGGATTTAACCAATCTACAGATTTATAAGGCTATTGAGGATAATGTATCCCGGGCAATAGAACACAAGGCAAGACAAAGCCTGGAAAAAGCACAGTATGAGTTTGAAGTTGACATTTTTGAGTTCGGACAAGCCTTTCACAGAAAGTATAAGAAGGAATGGGCTCAAATAGAAAACCGGTGGGATGAAGTATTTACAACCGTGGATGTCAATATTGACGTGAAAACAACCTTAAGGCGCACCGGGCTGGAAACGAAGCGGGCCATAAGATAGTAAGCAACATGGGAGGGTATAAAGATGATACTTTTTTTACTCATAATGGTATTTATGGTTATAATCGGTCTTGAATTCCCGCCCCTTATACGAACCAAAAAGTGGCGGGAATTAATGGCTGTCTCGCTATTGATGCTTGTGGGCATGAGCCTGAGTACCGCCCTTGTGCTGGGCATCCCCCTGCCCGATCCCAACAAACCATTTGAAATTGTTTTCAAGCCGCTGGTGGAGTGGCTAATGGCAGAATGAAGTGAGTGATAAAAATGGAAAGAGTTAAAATTACGCTGGCTCAGGCCAGCGCTATATTAATAAATGTCATTATTTCGACTGCCATTATCATACTGCCCGGAGCAGCGGCCAGACATGACGCCTGGATTGTAACAATTATAGGTACAGCTATCGGCATAGCGGCTGCATTTGTGATTACAAGTCTTGGAAATTCCTTTCCCCGTCAAACCATAATTGAATACTCAGAAACATTATTGGGCAAGTACGCAGGCAAAGCAGTGGCAGCATTATTTCTTATCTTTTTCATTTATCTCGCCGGCCTGACCGTAAGGGACCTGGGGGATTTTGCCACAACCACGGACTATCACCAAACGCCGCTGGTTGTGTTTCATATCATCATAATTTCCATTGCCATTTATGCCACACGCTGTGGTCTAGAGGTAATTGCCAGGGTTACGGAGCTATTCCTGATTATTATTTTGACCGCTATTATTATAATACTGGCTGTCATTACTTTAATACCCGGCTTTGATTTGGCAAACCTTTTACCGATCATGGATTCTGGTTTTAAACCGGTTATTACCGGCTCTATGGGCGCCGGCGACTTTCTAACACAATCTTTGGTACTGGCCATGATAATTCCCTTTTTAACCAATAAAAAAGCAGCCGGGCCGGCTGCTTTTACAGGGGTCATCATATCAGGATTGTTATTAACTTTAACAGCTGCTTTTGCCTTGGCAGTTTATGGTACTATGGCAGTGGATCTAACTTACCCTTTTTTCAATGCAGTTAAAATGGTAAGCTTGGCTAAAACCATCGAGAGGCTGGATTTGGTTTTAAAACCCATATGGTCCATGGCCGTAATCATAAAAGTTTCATTTCTGCTATACATTATATCCCTGGGAACGGCCCAGTTACTAAAGCTATCCGACCATAAACCGCTGGTCCTTCCCTTGGCCTTGATTGTGGTGGACATGGCCCACTTGGTTTATACCACCAAGGTGAATTATCTAGCTGCTAAACAGGCGATCGCATCTTACACCCTTACCATGCAGCTATTGCTGCCATTTTTACTGTTGACGATAGCTTTTATAAGGAAAAAACTGCAGCCCTAGCGCAAGTGGGGACGGTTCTTGACTTGCGCTACCCTGAGCCGCTTTACCTGATTTCAACCGGTGTCCCCTCTTCTACCAGGCCAAAAATTTCAAGCACCTGCTTATTACTCATTCTGATACAGCCACCCGAGACGTGCTTTCCTATTGAATCGGGTTCATTGGTACCGTGAATACCGTATTTATGACCGGCAGGGGCTCTTTCATCATTATGTGCCCGCTTATCGTTTCTCCAAGGCACACTAAGCCCCATCCAGCGCACCCCTAGCTGGGGATTTAACTCCCTGTCATTTTCAATCTTGTTGGCTATTTTAAAATTTCCCTCCGGTGTATATTGGGGCTTTTTACCTGTAGCAACCGGGTAAGTTGCATACAATTCACCGCTTTTATACAGGTATAAACGATTTTCACTTTTATTAATAATTATTTTATCCTGGCTTGTACGGGGATTAGGATAAACAGACAAAACCTTAAACTCCGGCCTGAACCCTATTAAAACAACATTATCATCTAGGGCCAGCTTGACGCCCTCCTTAATTGACATTCCTGCCAGCGGGGCAGTGCCGGCAGGCTTTTTACTCACCCTGTCTAAATTCATGTCCTTACTCCAGCCGTAAACAGTGAATATACCGGTAATGATAAAAATTATTGTAAAGGTATAAAACACTTTTCTTTTCATCTTATCCACCCCACCCATCGCAGCTTGCATCTATCGGGTTTCGACAGTATGTTAAAATAATTTTAACCAGTTCCGGTACTTTTTCTTCGATCTCTGGAGATAATTGAAGAGAATAATCTAAGTTTTTAGGCTCTACCCCTAAAATGATTACTCCAGGCCTGGCGCCGTGAAAAGCGGCCATTTTTAAAACATCACGGAAATGAACTTCATGTCGAATGCCATACTTTTCATCCTCGCCAATGCACCCCGGGCCAACCCGGTAAACTGTTCCGGCCGGGCCTCCACCTAACATACTGTCCACCGCAATAACATGGTGGGACTGTAGCAAAAAACTCCAATAATTAAAGAAAGAACCTCCTGCTTCTACGGGCTGTACGGCTGAAGGCACGGGACGTTTTTTTAACTCTTGTACGACGCGCGGGCCTATGCCGTCGTCACAGAAAAGTGGGTTACCAAGGCCTATTATTAACACTTTCATGCCGGTATCTCCTCTTTTTTTAATCAGAAGTGCATCGAATAAAGTTTTGGTTCTAATTTACTTCGGTGTAAAATAACCTGTGAAAATGGACTTTAACTTTGCCAGGTCGTCCGTAAGAGCGAAGTAAATGTGACCGGATATTAAGCCGGTTATCACAGTGGCACTTAAGTAGTGGACAAGGCGGGTTTTGCCCAGCCCACCGAAAATCCGGCTCAGTTTTTGCAATTTACTCGCGGAATACATGGCATACCCGGTCAAAATTTGCAATGGAAATAGAACTGCCATCTGAACAAAGAGCAGCTTTTGCCCCGGGTTGTATTTAGGATAATGGGGTTTTTTCTTACGCAAAAAGATAGTGTACCTGAGGAATTTAGGCAGGGAAAGCATGTCTTTTCTATTGGGCAGTAAATCCTTATAATCACAGTTTGCCCATCCATAATAAGCCCGGGATATTAAGTATGAAACCAAAAAGTACTGGGCAGTAAAATGCATCTTTCTGGCAGTGTCCATGTTATTAAAACTTTTGGTGCGGGAAGGCTTATGGACATAAGAACCATTAATGATCAGAGAAAATGTGGCCGGTACAAGCACCCAGTGCATGGCCCGCAGCAGGCCGCGGTGACGTTTAACCGGTATTCCTTTAATTCTGATGCCTGATAGATTGTTTTGCCACTTCATAATTGGTTGTGGTCTAACTCTTTTAGTTTATTGGCAAACCAGGCGGTATGCAGATCCTCGTCTATGAGGTTATTCCAAAGAGTATTGGAAAGGTGCTCGTCACTCACTCTTATAATCAGGTCTTTGTAATCTTTCATAGCCTTTTCCTCCAGCGTAATTCCTAGCTTAAGTACCGCCTTGGGGCCTAAAGCCCCTAACAAGTAACCGGCCGTCTTACCTAAAAACGGCGAAATCACATCTCCTAATTTGGTGGGATTAAAACCTAGCTCCTTTATCTGCGCGGCTATGTTATCCACGTGCTGCTGCTCAATGCCCGCAACCCGGGTAAGGGTTTTGGTTAGGTAGATATCCTCCATAAACCGTGCTTGAGCCAAATAAAAGTCCACCTGGTTTAACTCCAAGCTGTAAAACCAGTTTAGCTTAGCAATAAGTTCCTTCTCTTTCATGGTGCCCCTCCACATCGCAAACTTACACAGGTATAATAAACTCCTTTACCGCTTTTCCGGGTACAATAACGTGAGTGGCACAGGCAGCACACGGGTCGAAGGAACGCACTACACGGCTTACTTCCACTGGTTCATTGTCATCTGCCACCGGAGTGCCCAAGAGAGCCTCCTCCATTGGGCCCGGCTGTCCGGCTTCGTCCCGCGGGGACATATTCCAGGCTGTAGGGGTGATAATTTGGTAATGGGCAATTCTTCCCTTTTCTATACGCATCCAGTGTCCCAGCGGCCCGCGCATGGCCCCGGTAAGACCGGTACCTTCCGCTTTCCAGGGCATTTTAAAGGGTTTATAAACAGGCTCTCGAGGAAGCAACTCTTCCAGCCACGACTGCATCATTTGCCCTACCATTTGGGCTTCCAATGCCCTGGCAACAGTCCTGTCCATGGTAGATACACCCCGGCGGTATTTATTGGTTATCCACAGCCGTGCCAGAGGGCCCCCCTCCATTGATATTCCATCATACCGGGGGGCCTTAATCCAGCTATAAGCTCCTTCCTTTGACCTGTCCGGGTCCGTATTACCTTCTGCGGGGTGCTGCGGGTTTTCATTGCCCCGGTACCACGCGCTGGTTAAATCCTCTTGAACAGACTTAATGTTACCACCTTTCACATCACCGTTAGCTACCAGACCACCCGGAAAATATCTTTCCCTATCCTTTTCATCCTTAGGGAATAGACCATATTCCAACAAGTTTGCCCGGCGCTGACCTATTTCATAATAATCTGCATAGACCTCGGCTATAGTATACACATCTGGCAGCATTCTGTTATGTATAAAATCATTTACTTTTTTGAGCTTGTATTTAAAGTCCAATAACACGTCTGCAGTGGGGGCTACTGTAGACCCACCGGCCAGCAGGCTGTGGGGAAACGGGGCCTTGGCACCCAACACCGCCACCATTTCGTGTGTCAGGCGGGCCACTTCCAAGGATTCATAATAGTTTTGCATCATGGAATCGTTAGTTTTTTTAGATAAGCGGAAACCTTTTTTATGACCAGGAATAAAGGGAGGCATATCAGGTCCTTTAACATAATCCGGCAGTCCCAAAAGGTAAAAATGTCTGACATGATTTTGCAATACATCTGCCCCGAAAATTAAGTTACGCATTATATTCCCATTGCGAGGGGGCCGGATACCGGCTGCATCCTCCAGGGCATAGGCAGCCGCAGTGCCGTGGGCCGAAGAGCAAATGCCACATATTCTTTCCGTGAGGTAACTGGCATCCCGGGGGTCCCGATCCCGCATGATCAGCTCAAACCCCCGAAAAAACTGGCAGCTGCACCGTGCGTCCACTACCTTTCCATCTGATATAGTCACCTCCACCACAAAGGGACTGTTGGAACGCGTAACCGGGTTGATGGTAATTTTCTTCATACTTCCTCCGTAGTGTTAAAGGGAATCTATCTTTAGATAATGTGATAGTTATGAAACAAAAACATTTTAGGGTATTTCTTTGGGGAAAACATTTGGGGTATTCCTTGGGGGTCGTTTTTTTTTACGAAAATAAATGGTTAATTCTAGTTTGTGTATATGGTTTATGTGAGTTTTGATGGGATAAGCGGGATAAAAGGCTTTGTATGTGAGGCTTTGGGGTAAACAATTTTTTTAGAAAAAAAGACCCATAAGCCAAGACCCAAACAATAAAAAGCTATTCTTTTGTCTTTTCTTTTTTTTGTTTTAATCTCTATCCCGCGTATCCCGTTAATCCCGTCAAAAATTGCCCTTTCTCTTTTAGGGTTAATAGCAAAATCCTGCAATCCTGTAATCCTGTCTAATTTTTAAAGTCTTTTTATTGCTTTTTTAACTGTCTTTTTTAATATATTCTTCACCTTCCCGGCCGGTGTGGTTTCCAGTACTTGAAAACCTACTTTGGCGGGCATGAAGCCCTTTTTAATGGTCTTGGGCAGTCTGCCCTTCAGGATGCTGGTTAACAGGTGTCCTCCTATTCCCGCGGCGGTTATTGTTCCCACCACTGCTCCAACCCTGTTGGCATTGACGGTCACTCCCGGCAGGTGGATATCCGGCAAGTGTTCAAAAAAGGGTTCGCTGTAATCAGGAAATTCCGGGCTCACACACCCTATACAGGGAGTACTTGCACCCACCGGCCAGTTTAAGTGTTCCCCATTCCACTGCCGCTGCGGGCAGTCAGCGAAGGTGACCGGACCTTTACACCCCTCTTTGTACATACACCAGGGTTCCCCCGGATGGGCCGAAAAGATGCCACTGTCAAAATAATGCCTGCGCTGGCACAGGTTATGTATGGTTTCTCCGAAAAACAAGGTGGGACGGTTATATTCATCCAGTTCCGGCTCTCCGAACCAGATCAGATGAGCAAGGGTTCCACTGACCCAGTCCGGATGAACCGGGCACCCCGGAACATTGATAACTTTCCGGCTCACTACACCTTGCACTGACTTGCCCCATGTGGGGTTGGGTCTTGCCGCATAAGGCCCGCCAAAAGCTGCACAGGTACCTACAGCTACCACGTACCGGGCCACAGCGGCCAATTCTCGCACCGCCTCCAGTGCAGTAAGAGGTTTGCTGTCCCTTAAACCTATGACACATGACAGTCCCTCAAAGCGGGTAGGCACAGTGCCCTCTACAATTAGAATAAAATCTTTAGGATTACCAGCCATGGCATCCGTTAATACCCCTGTAGCCAAATTCCCTTCAGCAGTCATCACAAAATTGTTATATCGGAAATCTATCAAGTCTGATATAACTGCCCGGTAACCGGGGTCCAGAGAATTTAAGAAAGAAATAATATCACCGGCACAGGTATTTGTGCCCAGCCATATTACAGGAGGGCGTTTGGACTTATTTGTGGTGAGCAGATCGCCAACCAGTTTACTTGCAAGTACGGTACCACCATAATTATTCTTAAATAAGCTTATAAAATCTGTTTTTGTAATCACTTTTCTGTCACCTATAACAATTCTTTCCCTAAAGCAATAATTTATGTAAAAATGAAAAAAGGGGGCAGGCACCTTTTTGTATACTTTCTCTAATAATAAAAAAAATCCAAGGCTTATATAAGCCTTGGATTTGCTTTATTTATAAATACAGAGCCCATTAGCCGACATCGTGGTGCGGCTCTGTGTGAGGGACCAGAGAATGCGGCTTTTCCAGGCCGTGTTCCCGCATCAAATCCACGCTGCCCATTACCTCCGCTGGCTTGCCGTCACTAACTATGCATCCATTGTCTAATAAAATTACCCGGTCGCAAACCTCCAGGATGAACTCCAAGTCATGGGAAGCAACGAGCATGGTTTCCCGTGATTGCTGCAAAAAATTAATCAGGCGCCTTCTATAATTACTATCCAGATTAGAAGTTGGCTCGTCATATATTACCAGTTCCGGATGCATAGCCAATACACCGGCAATGGCCACCATCCTCTTCTGCCCGCCCGAAAGATGATGAGGCGGGTATGCGGCAAATTCCTGGATACCGGTTAATGCCAGGGACTCCTTTACGCGGCTCTCCACATCCTTGGCGGAAAGGCCCAGGTTTTTGGGGCCAAAAGCCACGTCATCCTCTACACAGGGGCAAAAGAGCTGGTCATCCGGATTCTGAAAAACCAGCCCCACTTCAGGGCAAAATTTTCCGGGTACCACCTCTTGCCCGAACAGGCTAATGCTACCGGAGACCGTTTTTAGCACACCGCAAATGAGCATAAAAACCGTAGTCTTTCCCGCCCCGTTAGGTCCTATTATGCCCACCCTCTCTCCCGGCCTTACTTTGAGGTTCATATTCTTTATAACCGGGGAACGTTGGGGATAACTAAATGATAGATTGTAAATATCCAGCGCCGGTTCATTTTGTATATTTTGCTTCATAAAGAATCCTCCAACTTAACGTATCAGTATTTGGCCTACTACAAAAGCTGCGGCAACCAGGAGTAATATAATTAATCCCCAAAGGTCACGTGAATATGCTTCAAATTCTTCTTCATGCTGCCCGCCCCGGTTCACATCTGCCTGGCCATAACCACGCAGGGTCATAGCTTTGTATACCCGGTCCGATTGTTCGTAGCTACGAACCAATATGGTGCCCGCCAGCGAAGCAAGAGTAACCACACTCCTTAAGTTATGTCCTTGAAACCCCCTTAGCTTCATGGCTGTTTGCATTGTTTTTAGATTATCGCTTATATCATAAAGATAGCGGTAAGTAAACAATATCATATCAGCCAATATGGATGGAAGGCCCAGAGCGCGCATGGCCTTCACATTGGTTAAGAAAGGAGAAGTACCGAAAAGTATAATACCCATAGTAAGAATAGATACGAACTTCACTGCAATAAGCAGCAAGTCCAGGCACCCCTCTTGTTTTACGGACAGAGGCCCCAGGTGCAACAAAACGGTACTACCGGAGATAAAAGGCAGCAAAACTCCCATCATTAACAGAAAGAATCCGGGCAGTCGCATCCGGGCCAACAGGAAAGAAAGGGGCAGTTGAGAAACAGCATAGAGCAAACCACTTACCGCCACCATAAAGGGAAGCAACTGTAGATTATCCACAAAGGAAAAGGCAAATATTAAGGTCATAAAACCAACCAGTTTGTATCTGGGATCCCAGCTGTGTAAAGGTGTCTCCAGGTATGCATAGCGATCAAGCTGTAACTTCACTGTTACCCCTCCAATAATTCCGGTTTAACCCTTTGCAGGAAAACTGCCACCACGGCGGTAAAAACGCCCTCTAATATCATTACCGGAATATGAGCCAGAGTCAAAGCGTAAATACTTGCCCGCTCGGCTTCCACATCTAAATGCGCGGGTATAGTGGTAACCAGGATAAAAAAAGCTGCCACCGCGGCAAGTGCCAGCCCCCCGCCGCCGGCCAAAAAACCGAATAAACCGGTAAGAACACGGCTTTCCCTGCCCAGTATATTTCGGAGACGAAACAAATAGAAGGCCAGAAGGGCCGGCACACCAATGACAGTGGCATTAACTCCCAACGTTGTGAGCCCTCCGTGCTGGAACATGACGGCCTGGAAAAAAAGCCCGATCAGAATGGCAGGAAAAGCATAGTAGCCCAACACCACTCCTAAAAGCCCGTTTAATATTAAATGAACACTGGCCGGAGGTATAGGTATGTGTATCCAGGAGGTCACCAGAAAGGCAGCGGTCAGGAGCGATGCCTTGGGGATACCTTCCCTTGGATTTTCTTGCCTGCTGATTTTACGCAGTGAAAACCATGCTACCACCCCGGCAGTAACGTACCCCCCAAGGGAAATAGTAGTTGGCAAAACCCCGTCAGGAATATGCATTAATTCTTCCTCCTTTTAAAGAACAAGGCTGTACCAATAGACCCCCATACTACGCAGGCCACCATAAGCACTATTTGCGACGTGGTATACCCGGTACTTCCCGCAACCGCTTCCTCACCGTCTACATTAACATGAATCATTCCACCATGGCCGGCCTTACGCACCTGTATATCCCAGGTTCCCGTCTTGGAAGGGTCCGGAGTGAAGGTAAAGCGGCCATTTTCATCACTCTGGCCTGTCTGCCACGGAGTGGAGGGGTTACCCGGAGCATAGATGGTAACCTGGCCGTTACTTACTGGTTCGCCCGTATCATACCTTGCGGTTAACCCCACTGCCTTTGTGGTTTGGTATTCGATATCAACTCCGTGGCCGAATGCCGCTAGCGGGACGGAAAATATAAATATAACAGTCGCTACAACGATTACAAAAGCGCTCCTACTCATGATCCTCCTCACTTTCCCACTTCTGTTAACATCTAACGTAAAAATACCTATAGAACTTCACTGTAACAATGCCCCTCACCAACGTGTCCCAAAGTGGTAAGCGTTGTTTCAAGTTTTTGATAATCTTCGGGTGAGAGTTTTTCTTTTAGCCCTGCCATATTTATATCCACTTTACCGTCTGCGGCCAGACCTACGAAGGGCGCAAAACCCGGTGCTCCCACATTAAGCTCATCATCAGCAGGCGTTCCCGCATCTCCGAAAATATGATCGAAATGGAATGTCATTTCCAGATCAGCGATTTTCCCCTCCTGCACAATACCCTTGCGCTGATCACCAATGAATTCACCGCCGGTATACTTATACTGCTTTTCATTCTTTAATGTAAAATTAACGGTTTTACCGTTCTTTGCCGCTTTACCGGCAACGACCAGCGAATAGCCCTGGGCCGGTCCTTCAGAAGCTTTTAACATTTTCCAGGAGATGGCGTTATAATGACCAGTGGGCATTTCTTTTTCACTAACCATAATGGGCGAAGCATTTTGGTCCCCTGCAGCCAAATCCACCGTATGCACACCGGGGATACTTACTTTTGTTTCAGCCTGAACTTCGCCGCCTTCATCGGCATCATAAGGAGGATCAGCCTGGTAAGCAGTTATATCCGCCAGGTTTATATATACATGGTCAAAAGAAACATCCCAACCA
This window of the Bacillota bacterium genome carries:
- the cbiQ gene encoding cobalt ECF transporter T component CbiQ, translated to MKLQLDRYAYLETPLHSWDPRYKLVGFMTLIFAFSFVDNLQLLPFMVAVSGLLYAVSQLPLSFLLARMRLPGFFLLMMGVLLPFISGSTVLLHLGPLSVKQEGCLDLLLIAVKFVSILTMGIILFGTSPFLTNVKAMRALGLPSILADMILFTYRYLYDISDNLKTMQTAMKLRGFQGHNLRSVVTLASLAGTILVRSYEQSDRVYKAMTLRGYGQADVNRGGQHEEEFEAYSRDLWGLIILLLVAAAFVVGQILIR
- a CDS encoding carboxypeptidase regulatory-like domain-containing protein, with amino-acid sequence MSRSAFVIVVATVIFIFSVPLAAFGHGVDIEYQTTKAVGLTARYDTGEPVSNGQVTIYAPGNPSTPWQTGQSDENGRFTFTPDPSKTGTWDIQVRKAGHGGMIHVNVDGEEAVAGSTGYTTSQIVLMVACVVWGSIGTALFFKRRKN
- a CDS encoding cytochrome b/b6 domain-containing protein encodes the protein MKWQNNLSGIRIKGIPVKRHRGLLRAMHWVLVPATFSLIINGSYVHKPSRTKSFNNMDTARKMHFTAQYFLVSYLISRAYYGWANCDYKDLLPNRKDMLSLPKFLRYTIFLRKKKPHYPKYNPGQKLLFVQMAVLFPLQILTGYAMYSASKLQKLSRIFGGLGKTRLVHYLSATVITGLISGHIYFALTDDLAKLKSIFTGYFTPK
- the cbiM gene encoding cobalt transporter CbiM — protein: MHIPDGVLPTTISLGGYVTAGVVAWFSLRKISRQENPREGIPKASLLTAAFLVTSWIHIPIPPASVHLILNGLLGVVLGYYAFPAILIGLFFQAVMFQHGGLTTLGVNATVIGVPALLAFYLFRLRNILGRESRVLTGLFGFLAGGGGLALAAVAAFFILVTTIPAHLDVEAERASIYALTLAHIPVMILEGVFTAVVAVFLQRVKPELLEG
- a CDS encoding hydrogenase maturation protease; translation: MKVLIIGLGNPLFCDDGIGPRVVQELKKRPVPSAVQPVEAGGSFFNYWSFLLQSHHVIAVDSMLGGGPAGTVYRVGPGCIGEDEKYGIRHEVHFRDVLKMAAFHGARPGVIILGVEPKNLDYSLQLSPEIEEKVPELVKIILTYCRNPIDASCDGWGG
- a CDS encoding L,D-transpeptidase, which codes for MSIKEGVKLALDDNVVLIGFRPEFKVLSVYPNPRTSQDKIIINKSENRLYLYKSGELYATYPVATGKKPQYTPEGNFKIANKIENDRELNPQLGVRWMGLSVPWRNDKRAHNDERAPAGHKYGIHGTNEPDSIGKHVSGGCIRMSNKQVLEIFGLVEEGTPVEIR
- a CDS encoding DUF4382 domain-containing protein, which gives rise to MKKLFSMTVLFIFLSAILAGCGSGGTGEQAKQSENKIGTLQFTANGEDFVRQGFTSKDGWDVSFDHVYINLADITAYQADPPYDADEGGEVQAETKVSIPGVHTVDLAAGDQNASPIMVSEKEMPTGHYNAISWKMLKASEGPAQGYSLVVAGKAAKNGKTVNFTLKNEKQYKYTGGEFIGDQRKGIVQEGKIADLEMTFHFDHIFGDAGTPADDELNVGAPGFAPFVGLAADGKVDINMAGLKEKLSPEDYQKLETTLTTLGHVGEGHCYSEVL
- a CDS encoding hydrogenase small subunit, whose product is MTKTDFISLFKNNYGGTVLASKLVGDLLTTNKSKRPPVIWLGTNTCAGDIISFLNSLDPGYRAVISDLIDFRYNNFVMTAEGNLATGVLTDAMAGNPKDFILIVEGTVPTRFEGLSCVIGLRDSKPLTALEAVRELAAVARYVVAVGTCAAFGGPYAARPNPTWGKSVQGVVSRKVINVPGCPVHPDWVSGTLAHLIWFGEPELDEYNRPTLFFGETIHNLCQRRHYFDSGIFSAHPGEPWCMYKEGCKGPVTFADCPQRQWNGEHLNWPVGASTPCIGCVSPEFPDYSEPFFEHLPDIHLPGVTVNANRVGAVVGTITAAGIGGHLLTSILKGRLPKTIKKGFMPAKVGFQVLETTPAGKVKNILKKTVKKAIKRL
- a CDS encoding ferritin-like domain-containing protein, which translates into the protein MKEKELIAKLNWFYSLELNQVDFYLAQARFMEDIYLTKTLTRVAGIEQQHVDNIAAQIKELGFNPTKLGDVISPFLGKTAGYLLGALGPKAVLKLGITLEEKAMKDYKDLIIRVSDEHLSNTLWNNLIDEDLHTAWFANKLKELDHNQL
- a CDS encoding ABC transporter ATP-binding protein — protein: MKQNIQNEPALDIYNLSFSYPQRSPVIKNMNLKVRPGERVGIIGPNGAGKTTVFMLICGVLKTVSGSISLFGQEVVPGKFCPEVGLVFQNPDDQLFCPCVEDDVAFGPKNLGLSAKDVESRVKESLALTGIQEFAAYPPHHLSGGQKRMVAIAGVLAMHPELVIYDEPTSNLDSNYRRRLINFLQQSRETMLVASHDLEFILEVCDRVILLDNGCIVSDGKPAEVMGSVDLMREHGLEKPHSLVPHTEPHHDVG
- a CDS encoding nickel-dependent hydrogenase large subunit — protein: MKKITINPVTRSNSPFVVEVTISDGKVVDARCSCQFFRGFELIMRDRDPRDASYLTERICGICSSAHGTAAAYALEDAAGIRPPRNGNIMRNLIFGADVLQNHVRHFYLLGLPDYVKGPDMPPFIPGHKKGFRLSKKTNDSMMQNYYESLEVARLTHEMVAVLGAKAPFPHSLLAGGSTVAPTADVLLDFKYKLKKVNDFIHNRMLPDVYTIAEVYADYYEIGQRRANLLEYGLFPKDEKDRERYFPGGLVANGDVKGGNIKSVQEDLTSAWYRGNENPQHPAEGNTDPDRSKEGAYSWIKAPRYDGISMEGGPLARLWITNKYRRGVSTMDRTVARALEAQMVGQMMQSWLEELLPREPVYKPFKMPWKAEGTGLTGAMRGPLGHWMRIEKGRIAHYQIITPTAWNMSPRDEAGQPGPMEEALLGTPVADDNEPVEVSRVVRSFDPCAACATHVIVPGKAVKEFIIPV